GTTGTTTTCCATTTAGTGGTTACCCCTTAACAGATTGGTCACGCGTCCTATCTCTCTGAACTTTCAGTACTCGTAAGAGATGACTCTTAGTTATAGCCGTGATAGCATTATTGGCATACTGCATAATAAGTAGTTGCAAAAATGATCTTTGATTATACATGATTTGAGAAGCTGTGGAGAGAGAGGCCAAAAGGTCTCTTGTGGATTCGGCCAAGAACTTTCGCCTGTGGCTGATCCATCCTAGGAAGGAATGCAGCATCATTGCTTGGAATTGGGAAATTGAGGCTTTTTCTTATCCTTGCATATCCAAGATCGCTATTTTGCTGCAGGACTTAAGTTCGCAGTAGAAATGCAATGCATAATGTGTGGATGCACATTATGAGTTCAAACCTTGTCGTGGCCTAAAACTTACTCTATCCGTTCCAGTTTATATGGTGCTCATTTCTTTTTAGGGTTTCTAATAAACAACTTTTTGATTCATAATTTTAGAAATCGGCGTGTCTTTCTAAAACTCCATGCCAAGTCAAATAGtgccacataaattgggacggagAGAGTAACATTTAAGTGGGAAGGCTGATTTTTCATACCACAATTCTAGACTTGTGCTaatgtgcataatgtgcacaagGCGGAATGACTTCCTGACCAATTAGACTTGCAgggcttttgaaagccgatacaTGAACCTTAaattttcccatttgaacactcaaCTTGACAGAATGAGTACTAATAAATACATCCAGTAGTGTGTGTATATCAATTGCGCTGACATGTACAACACATCATATACTAGACTATTTTGTTACTTGACATGTGTTATTTGTGGGTCCTATTTTTAAATGCTAAATAAGCAAAAAAGAAATtacaaattaaaaaaagaaaaaagaaagagagaaaaagaccTGAAGCTATTACTCCGTTCATACCACCTCTCCGTTCAATAGGAATCCATGGTTTTAGAGAGCTTCGAAAACctcatatttggtaatatgatagGACCTTGGATGCGAGAGCTACAAAAATCAAACTCCACCACTTCCGGTGCAACTCCCAGAGGAAATTCGGTGATAATATCTAATAACTTGCAGCACCATGCTTTAAAAGTTCAGGCGGCTCGGAAAAATAGACACCTCACCAGGACTTCTAAAACGTACCGTCGGTTATTTCTCCTTTAAACCCCTCATTGATACATTCTGTTCTAACTTCACCATTGCCCCGCCATTTTTGTTACAGTCGTGGATGTAATTTCAGCACCTGGatgtaattttcttttctttttcattttttaattttttccctattgataaaatattttctttaattagaatattGCATTCACGCACATTTTCTGTGTGACTGACACGCATTGTCCACATCACATTTGTCAGTTGTCACTGTCACATAGCATGGTCAAcggtcaaatgtgtttattagttaaGGGAATCATGAgttcgagtattcaaatgggaaAATACAAAGTTCAtgtatcggctttcaaaagcccTACAAGTCTAAGTGGCCAAGAAGCCATTACGCCTTCAATCGATACCAATTCTTGTGTGTTTTTTGCAATTCATATTAAAGACCCTCTCCTAAGGTTGAGAACCTTGCTCAGTTCTCCATGAGGGAAGGTCTAGTATACAATTTTCTTTCTACGTGATCGGAGCTTTATCAAAGTTTGTAGGCGTGAGTACTCGGATTGGACTTGGAAACCCCGCGGCGTTGAACTAAAACCTAATATTTAGGTGAGAAGGCTAGAATGGTGGGCTCATCATATACTGAGTATCGAACCGCCAACTGAGCACTCATACTTttcaatgttgaagatgtagatCTGCGTGGTAGCCAAACACGTGCGCTATCGTTCTTTAACTCTCTTCTCCTATTGAGTCTGAAAGCTTTGAAGCTATGAGGCCGTAGTAAGGTAACTTATGAACTGCATCACCTTCATTCTTTCTGAAGTTGTCTTTATGTCCAGCACTAGCAGCAAAGCATAAAGTCTGGGTACACATTTATTGTATTCAGAAAACTAGTTGAGTCGCTTGTATAGAATAATGATATATTTGTTGGTTTTTGATAAAAGAAACTAAGGGAAATAATACGGGAAGATgacagaaaaataaaaagaatatacTGGAATAGATATAAAAGGAACTCTAAAGAACTGAAGCTGAAAATTCTATATTATTTCACTGAATTTGGATTACAATTTATAAGAGAAATACTAACTTAAAAAATTAGCACAAAATCTATTGAAAAAAACAAACTCCTAAAGACTAGTTCAAAATTATTTCAGATTCAAACTAAATTACTGTAGTAAATAACTCTTACGCTGAAACAGTAAAATAATTTTACTGAGAGCATCATATTTCTAACACTCCTCCTTGCTTTTGAAGCTGCAAATACTGAATTTATGCCTTGTAAACCTTTAATTGGAAGCGACTTTGTACGTAAATCTACCAACTTATTTTTGGACTTGCAGTAAATTGAGTTCACTTTTCTATTTTGCTACATCTCATGATTGTCAGTGAAATAAATTGGCTTTTTTTTCTATCTTCATTTGCATCTTGTCTCGAGGCTTGTCAACTTTCTTCCAGATTTGCATTTTTCCTTAAGGCTTGTCAACTTTCTTccagattttatttttttgagaTATTGACAACTTCTTCTTTGCCTCATTTTCACATATGTCCTTAGTTGGAGGATTATCTGCAGTTTGTAGATTCTTTTGGCTCTATTTTTCATCTTCTGTTGGATCAAATGAGAAGTTTTTACCTCTTATTTTAACCCTTAAAATCTCAAGTCCAGTTACATCATAAATGAAACAATGTTTATCTTCAAAGGATACTAAATCCCTTTTTCATTAGTTGTCCAACACTCAATAAATTTTGATCAATAGCAGGAACATAAATAACATTTGAAAATTTCTTAGTACCTGAATTTGTTGCGATTGCAACAATTCCTTTTCCTTTAGCAAGAATATAATCACCATTCCCAATTCTGACTTTCTTATTTCCCATAAACGTGAATTCTTTGAAAAGATTTCTGTCATATGTCATGTGGTTTGTACAACCACTATCAATTATCCAAAAATCAGATTTCTTGGTCGAAGAAGAGTTTCCACAAACAaatgatcttcttcttcttcattggcGACTTGGGCATCTGCTTCATGCTTTTGAGATTTGCCTTTGCAAATTACAGCTTCATGACCAAGTTGGTTGCAAATTTTGCACTTTGCATTTGGCCTCTTCCAACATTTGAATGGTGGATGACCTTTTTTACCACAGTGCTGACAAGGtgggtaatttttttttattttttttttgcattattACCCTTGCTTTGAGTTTTGTGGTTGACTGCCGAGACTCCTTCAACCATACCATCTTGCCTCATAAGCCTCATTTGCTCTTGTGCCTGCAATGTATTTAACAATTCTGCCAAGGTAATCTTGGATAGATCCTTTGTGTTTTCCAAGGTAATTATAGATACTTCATATTTTTCAGGCACCGTAACAAGAATATTTTCAACAATTCTTGAATCTTTAAATTTAGTACCAAGCAATCTTACCTTGTTAACAATGCCAAGCAACCGATCTGAGTATTCTTTGACGGTCTCATATTCCTTCATTTTCTGTAACTCGAATTCCCTTACTAAATTCAACACCCTCATGCCTCGTGTTCTTTCATttcctgcatattcttccttcAGATAATCCCAAATTTCCTTTGCTGATTTGAGAGCCATAATTCTCGTAAAAATTGTTGCAGACACACCAGCAAACAAAGTTGCTTTCGCCTTTGATTTCCTGGGTTTTTTTCCTTATGACTCTTGATCTGGGCCACCGTGGGATTGTTAGGTAGTAGAAGAACATCATAATTCTCTTCCACGGCCTCCCAAAGATCTAAAGTCTCCAAGTAAATCTCTATTCTCACTGCCCGCAGTTGATAATTTTTACCATCAAAGACTGGAGGAGCCAATTGAGAAAAATTCGCTCACTCAAGA
This sequence is a window from Nicotiana sylvestris chromosome 3, ASM39365v2, whole genome shotgun sequence. Protein-coding genes within it:
- the LOC138888493 gene encoding uncharacterized protein gives rise to the protein MALKSAKEIWDYLKEEYAGNERTRGMRVLNLVREFELQKMKEYETVKEYSDRLLGIVNKVRLLGTKFKDSRIVENILVTVPEKYEVSIITLENTKDLSKITLAELLNTLQAQEQMRLMRQDGHPPFKCWKRPNAKCKICNQLGHEAVICKGKSQKHEADAQVANEEEEDHLNLFKEFTFMGNKKVRIGNGDYILAKGKGIVAIATNSGTKKFSNVIYVPAIDQNLLSVGQLMKKGFSIL